In a single window of the Paenibacillus sp. MMS20-IR301 genome:
- a CDS encoding DUF3939 domain-containing protein has protein sequence MIFKRAKKNMPPVHLTVTLPQIKQAVRQFEADMPAPINRTALILEDKSIDLSRLKRYLGGIPQQKFYMSRETFEIFEEDDKLVPYYLDMVQSAVDNYISDTGKLPLLEDAWLPEVHYRLLATERYLKETPPFPLYITEEEMMLTHRAEYFES, from the coding sequence ATGATATTCAAACGCGCCAAAAAAAACATGCCGCCAGTTCATCTTACCGTAACTTTGCCGCAGATCAAGCAGGCCGTCCGGCAGTTTGAAGCAGATATGCCTGCTCCAATTAACCGTACAGCTCTCATCCTGGAAGATAAAAGTATTGATTTAAGCAGGCTGAAAAGATATTTGGGCGGTATTCCGCAGCAAAAATTCTATATGTCCCGTGAAACCTTTGAAATCTTCGAGGAAGATGACAAGCTGGTGCCTTATTATCTCGATATGGTCCAGTCTGCTGTAGATAATTATATCAGCGATACGGGCAAGCTGCCGCTCCTTGAGGACGCCTGGCTTCCGGAGGTTCATTACCGGCTGCTGGCTACCGAACGTTATCTGAAGGAAACTCCGCCCTTCCCGCTATACATTACGGAAGAGGAAATGATGCTTACTCACCGTGCCGAGTATTTCGAATCTTAA
- a CDS encoding HAD-IA family hydrolase, whose protein sequence is MKAVQGLLFDLDNTLMDRDATFRSFSRQFVQDLLGHLDENEAALIVDDIIVRDADGYRDKDGFFAELSEVLPWQKPFPAAEIRSYYDLTYASHGAVMKHALEILEYCRDRGYLLGLVTNGGKDIQNGKIDLLGLRGYFDTIVISGEVGISKPDPDIYKLALKRLGTTAEATLFIGDHPVNDIWGAAAAGMDTIWLKRNHALDESLNVQPAATISELDELKNII, encoded by the coding sequence ATGAAGGCAGTACAGGGTTTGCTGTTCGATCTGGACAATACGCTGATGGACCGGGATGCGACCTTCCGCAGCTTCAGCAGGCAATTTGTGCAGGACTTGCTGGGACATCTGGATGAGAATGAAGCAGCACTGATTGTAGACGATATAATTGTGAGAGATGCTGACGGGTACCGGGACAAGGACGGATTTTTTGCCGAGCTGAGTGAGGTGCTGCCCTGGCAGAAGCCGTTCCCGGCAGCGGAGATCCGCTCTTATTATGACCTGACCTATGCCAGCCACGGTGCTGTCATGAAGCATGCGCTTGAGATACTTGAGTACTGCCGGGACCGGGGCTATCTGCTGGGACTGGTGACAAACGGCGGGAAGGACATCCAGAACGGAAAAATCGATCTGCTGGGCTTGCGCGGCTACTTCGATACGATAGTTATTTCTGGTGAGGTTGGCATCAGCAAGCCGGACCCGGATATTTATAAGCTTGCGCTTAAGCGCCTTGGCACTACCGCTGAAGCGACCTTGTTCATTGGCGATCATCCGGTGAATGATATCTGGGGGGCTGCAGCAGCAGGTATGGATACGATCTGGCTGAAGCGAAATCATGCCCTGGACGAATCATTGAATGTCCAGCCGGCAGCAACTATAAGCGAATTGGACGAGCTTAAGAACATCATTTAG